Proteins encoded in a region of the Methylobacterium radiotolerans JCM 2831 genome:
- a CDS encoding histidine phosphatase family protein, whose product MGTIYFIRHGQTAWNAEGRLQGGRDTDLNAQGEAQAAAVAERLAAAAGPALAAAEFVASPLKRTRRTMEILRATLGLPPEAYRTDPRLREIGFGSWEGSTWAEIRRRDPAGAAGRDRDRWHYRPPGLGAESYAGLVERVGPMIAALERDTVIVAHGGVARAALVALGHLDIYAAPRLGIRQGEVLILEPGGWRWA is encoded by the coding sequence TTGGGTACGATCTACTTCATCCGGCACGGCCAGACCGCCTGGAACGCCGAAGGACGCCTCCAGGGTGGGCGCGACACCGACCTCAACGCCCAGGGCGAGGCGCAGGCCGCCGCCGTGGCGGAGCGCCTCGCCGCCGCGGCGGGTCCGGCGCTGGCGGCGGCCGAGTTCGTCGCGAGCCCGCTCAAGCGCACCCGGCGCACCATGGAGATCCTCAGGGCGACCCTCGGCCTGCCGCCGGAGGCGTACCGCACCGATCCGCGCTTGCGGGAGATCGGCTTCGGCAGCTGGGAGGGCTCAACCTGGGCGGAGATCCGGCGCCGCGACCCGGCCGGGGCGGCCGGCCGCGACCGCGACCGCTGGCACTACCGCCCGCCCGGCCTCGGCGCCGAGAGCTACGCCGGCCTCGTCGAGCGCGTCGGCCCGATGATCGCGGCCCTGGAGCGGGACACGGTGATCGTCGCCCATGGCGGCGTCGCGCGGGCCGCCCTGGTGGCCCTCGGCCACCTCGACATCTACGCCGCGCCCCGCCTCGGCATCCGCCAGGGCGAGGTCCTGATCCTCGAGCCCGGTGGCTGGCGCTGGGCTTGA
- a CDS encoding Pls/PosA family non-ribosomal peptide synthetase encodes MSDVAEKTRPGPAAGEPAPLGNAAAILRGDHRPDLIRDEVLAEIFLHSAATRPGHPCLVDGARVEAGGVHPHLTYADVAARAGRIAAGLAHRGIGPGDVVGLWMARGPDLLVAQIGITMSGAAWLPFDAEAPADRVGVCLTDAGAKALLVSPALAAAAPDAAPALTPADLDAGTPADAPVPDPRAAGLTPEHPAYLIYTSGSTGVPKGIVISHANICHFLRSGNALYGMRADDVVFQGASVAFDLSMEEIWVPYLVGATLFVASPAMMGDLESLPGILEAEGITVLDTVPTLLAMISGDLPRVRLVLLGGEALPEPLIARWATGGRQLFNTYGPTEATVVATAAEMRPGEPVTIGGPIPNYSVYVAGEDLSLLGRDQQGELLIGGPGVARGYLARPELTAEKFIANPFASDGTDPVLYRSGDAVSLDAAGRIVFHGRIDDQVKIRGFRVELGEIESRIRAVPDINQAAVVLRQDDGVDRLVAFLIPERGRSIDAAALRRTLAGQMPPYMVPGHFEVAETLPRLTSGKVDRKALKIAPLTVVAADGEQEPPANETEAALVAAAKQIFGNQPIALEGDFFSDLGGHSLLAARFVSAVRENPPLAGITLPDVYALRTVRAMADALIARTGGMGAGAATRDLSFEPPPLLRRALCGLAQLVALPFVIALATAQWLGMFVTYLLLTGGGLSFFAELGVLLLVYVAINGVTAVAAVAGKWLILGRTRPGRYPLWGTYYYRWWLAQRLAPLVHVKWLQGSPAIAIYLRLMGAKVGRDTLISDIEIGAPDLLTIGDGASLGGRLVIANAEIVGNELVIGTAEIGADAAVGTSCVISHDTVIGPQAEIADLTTIPAGSRVGAAERWDGSPGRKVGMAEPSDLPAPAEASFARRAAFLAAYVVLLGAIPAVGLLPIFPAFFIFDQISDSLSDITDVDYHWYLPILTWPTAMLMTAGTVLLIAGIRWIVLPRTRSGTYSVHSLFYLRKWSLALAVEVTLETLSSLFATVYMRAWYRLMGANMGHGAEISTNLAGRYDLAEVGAKNFVADEVVYGEEEIRRGWMHLEPTRTGARVFVGNDAVVPPGAVIPDDVLIGIKSKPPENAAMSPGETWFGSPPIRLPARQKVDLGSTAQTYEPGAWPKIRRGVFEAFATSFSPMLYITLAITAIDWYFYPAILEQDWWGLAYSFVGASVAIALIQSSAVIAMKWLLMGVYKPGMQPMWSWWAMRTEAIAVAYWGLAGKVLLEHLQGTPFLPWVLRLFGVKVGKGVCMLTTDITEFDCVTIGDYATINRVSALQTHLYEDRIMKIGRVVVGRGVSVGAFSTVLYDTKVGDYARLRPLTIVMKGESIPANTEWEGAPAVPVVHRA; translated from the coding sequence ATGAGCGACGTCGCCGAGAAGACCCGGCCCGGCCCGGCGGCCGGGGAGCCCGCGCCTCTCGGGAACGCGGCGGCGATCCTGCGCGGCGACCACCGGCCCGACCTGATCCGCGACGAAGTTCTGGCCGAGATCTTCCTGCACTCGGCCGCGACCCGGCCCGGCCATCCCTGCCTCGTCGACGGCGCCCGGGTCGAGGCTGGGGGCGTCCACCCGCACCTGACCTACGCGGACGTCGCCGCCCGGGCCGGCCGGATCGCCGCCGGCCTCGCCCATCGCGGCATCGGTCCCGGCGACGTCGTCGGCCTGTGGATGGCCCGCGGCCCGGACCTCCTCGTCGCGCAGATCGGGATCACGATGTCGGGGGCGGCGTGGCTGCCCTTCGATGCCGAGGCGCCGGCCGACCGGGTGGGCGTTTGCCTCACCGACGCGGGCGCGAAGGCGCTGCTCGTCTCCCCGGCGCTCGCCGCCGCGGCGCCGGACGCCGCGCCCGCGTTGACGCCCGCCGACCTCGACGCCGGAACGCCCGCCGACGCGCCGGTGCCGGACCCGCGCGCGGCCGGGCTGACGCCCGAGCACCCCGCCTACCTGATCTACACCTCCGGCTCGACCGGCGTGCCCAAGGGCATCGTCATCAGCCACGCCAACATCTGCCACTTCCTGAGGTCGGGGAACGCCCTCTACGGGATGCGCGCGGACGACGTGGTCTTCCAGGGCGCCTCGGTGGCGTTCGACCTCTCGATGGAGGAGATCTGGGTCCCGTACCTCGTGGGCGCGACCCTGTTCGTCGCGAGCCCCGCCATGATGGGCGACCTGGAGTCGCTCCCCGGCATCCTGGAGGCCGAGGGCATCACGGTGCTCGACACCGTCCCGACGCTGCTGGCGATGATCTCCGGCGACCTGCCGCGGGTCCGCCTCGTCCTGCTCGGCGGCGAGGCGCTGCCCGAGCCGCTGATCGCCCGCTGGGCGACGGGCGGGCGCCAGCTGTTCAACACCTACGGGCCCACGGAGGCAACCGTGGTGGCGACCGCGGCCGAGATGCGCCCCGGCGAGCCGGTGACGATCGGCGGCCCGATCCCGAACTACTCCGTCTACGTCGCCGGCGAGGACCTTTCCCTGCTCGGCCGCGACCAGCAGGGCGAGCTGCTGATCGGCGGTCCCGGCGTCGCGCGGGGCTACCTCGCCCGTCCCGAGCTGACGGCGGAGAAGTTCATCGCCAACCCCTTCGCGTCGGACGGGACCGACCCCGTCCTGTACCGTTCGGGCGACGCGGTCTCCCTCGATGCCGCGGGCCGGATCGTGTTCCACGGCCGGATCGACGACCAGGTGAAGATCCGCGGCTTCCGCGTGGAGCTGGGCGAGATCGAGTCCCGGATCCGCGCGGTGCCCGACATCAACCAGGCCGCCGTCGTGCTCCGGCAGGACGACGGCGTCGACCGCCTCGTGGCCTTCCTGATCCCGGAGCGGGGCCGGTCCATCGACGCCGCCGCCCTGCGCCGGACGCTCGCCGGGCAGATGCCGCCCTACATGGTGCCCGGCCATTTCGAGGTGGCCGAGACGCTCCCGCGCCTGACCTCCGGCAAGGTCGACCGCAAGGCGCTGAAGATCGCCCCGCTCACCGTGGTCGCCGCGGACGGCGAGCAGGAGCCGCCCGCCAACGAGACCGAGGCGGCCCTCGTCGCGGCCGCCAAGCAGATCTTCGGCAACCAGCCGATCGCTCTCGAGGGCGACTTCTTCTCCGATCTCGGCGGCCACTCGCTCCTGGCCGCCCGCTTCGTCTCGGCGGTGCGCGAGAACCCGCCGCTCGCCGGCATCACCCTGCCCGACGTCTACGCCCTGCGCACCGTGCGGGCGATGGCCGACGCGCTCATCGCCCGCACGGGCGGGATGGGGGCCGGGGCCGCGACGCGCGACCTGAGTTTCGAGCCGCCGCCGCTGCTGCGCCGGGCGCTCTGCGGCCTCGCGCAGCTCGTCGCGCTGCCCTTCGTGATCGCGCTGGCCACCGCGCAGTGGCTCGGCATGTTCGTGACCTACCTGCTGCTCACCGGCGGGGGATTGAGCTTCTTCGCCGAGCTCGGGGTGCTGCTCCTCGTCTACGTGGCGATCAACGGCGTGACCGCCGTGGCGGCAGTCGCCGGCAAGTGGCTGATCCTCGGCCGGACCAGGCCGGGCCGTTACCCGCTCTGGGGCACCTACTACTACCGCTGGTGGCTCGCGCAGCGGCTGGCGCCCCTCGTCCACGTGAAGTGGCTGCAGGGCTCGCCGGCCATCGCGATCTACCTGCGGCTCATGGGCGCCAAGGTCGGCCGCGACACCCTGATCTCCGACATCGAGATCGGCGCGCCCGACCTCCTGACCATCGGCGACGGCGCGTCCCTGGGCGGCCGCCTCGTCATCGCCAACGCCGAGATCGTCGGCAACGAGCTGGTCATCGGCACGGCCGAGATCGGCGCGGACGCGGCGGTCGGGACCTCCTGCGTGATCAGCCACGACACGGTGATCGGCCCGCAGGCGGAGATCGCCGACCTGACCACGATCCCGGCGGGCTCGCGGGTCGGCGCGGCCGAGCGCTGGGACGGCTCGCCCGGCCGCAAGGTCGGCATGGCCGAGCCGTCGGACCTCCCCGCGCCCGCCGAGGCGTCTTTCGCGCGCCGCGCGGCCTTCCTGGCGGCCTACGTCGTGCTGCTCGGCGCCATCCCGGCGGTCGGCCTGCTGCCGATCTTCCCGGCCTTCTTCATCTTCGACCAGATCTCGGACTCGCTCTCCGACATCACCGACGTCGACTACCACTGGTACCTGCCGATCCTCACGTGGCCCACCGCCATGCTGATGACCGCCGGCACGGTGCTGCTGATCGCCGGCATCCGCTGGATCGTGCTGCCGCGGACGCGGTCCGGCACCTACTCGGTCCACTCGCTGTTCTACCTGCGGAAATGGTCGCTGGCCCTCGCGGTCGAGGTGACGCTGGAGACGCTCTCGTCGCTGTTCGCGACCGTCTACATGCGGGCGTGGTACCGGCTGATGGGCGCCAATATGGGCCACGGTGCCGAGATCTCGACCAACCTCGCGGGCCGCTACGACCTCGCCGAGGTCGGCGCGAAGAACTTCGTCGCCGACGAGGTGGTGTACGGCGAGGAGGAGATCCGGCGCGGCTGGATGCACCTGGAGCCGACCCGCACCGGGGCGCGGGTCTTCGTCGGCAACGACGCGGTGGTGCCGCCGGGCGCCGTCATCCCCGACGACGTGCTCATCGGGATCAAGTCAAAGCCGCCCGAGAACGCCGCGATGAGCCCGGGCGAGACGTGGTTCGGCTCGCCGCCGATCCGGCTGCCCGCCCGCCAGAAGGTCGATCTCGGCTCGACCGCCCAGACCTACGAGCCCGGCGCGTGGCCGAAGATCCGGCGCGGCGTCTTCGAGGCCTTCGCGACCTCGTTCTCGCCGATGCTCTACATCACCCTCGCGATCACGGCGATCGACTGGTACTTCTACCCGGCCATCCTGGAGCAGGACTGGTGGGGCCTGGCCTACAGCTTCGTCGGGGCGAGCGTCGCCATCGCGCTGATCCAGTCCTCGGCGGTCATCGCCATGAAGTGGCTGCTGATGGGCGTCTACAAGCCCGGCATGCAGCCGATGTGGTCGTGGTGGGCGATGCGCACCGAGGCGATCGCGGTGGCCTACTGGGGCCTCGCCGGCAAGGTGCTGCTCGAACACCTCCAGGGCACGCCCTTCCTCCCCTGGGTGCTGCGGCTGTTCGGCGTGAAGGTCGGCAAGGGCGTGTGCATGCTCACGACCGACATCACCGAGTTCGACTGCGTCACCATCGGCGACTACGCCACGATCAACCGCGTCTCCGCGCTGCAGACCCACCTCTACGAGGACCGGATCATGAAGATCGGCCGCGTCGTCGTCGGGCGCGGCGTCTCGGTCGGCGCGTTCTCGACCGTGCTGTACGACACGAAGGTCGGGGATTACGCCCGCCTGCGGCCGCTCACCATCGTCATGAAGGGCGAGTCGATCCCCGCCAACACCGAGTGGGAGGGCGCGCCCGCGGTCCCGGTGGTCCACCGCGCCTGA
- a CDS encoding sensor domain-containing diguanylate cyclase, whose translation MQLDPATLLVVSAATTFLVGTLFMASWRQAPESRVLAYWGAAHLVGAAGSAGLALRNQIPDLISVGLANAVVLAAYGLIWSGVRSFEHREPRLGIATAGALGWCVLCLIPTFYASIEARIIYASAVAALYCCAATAEIWRGRAERLASRFAAAAILGLHGTFYVVRIPATLVAPPQPGLSPLASPWVAILCFVTLMFSIASAFTFMALVKERAEREQRIAASTDALTGVRNRRAFAQAAEAAIARHGDAALLLFDLDRFKAVNDRFGHGVGDAVLVGFCTMATTLLPREALLGRLGGEEFACLLPDVSPAEALARAEELRQTFAQLGIPELPALRVSVSIGIAQARAGIAFDALMRRADTALYVAKNGGRDRVAVAEPAATRAA comes from the coding sequence GTGCAGCTTGATCCCGCCACCCTGCTGGTCGTCAGCGCGGCGACGACCTTCCTGGTCGGCACGCTGTTCATGGCCTCGTGGCGGCAGGCGCCCGAGTCGCGCGTGCTCGCCTACTGGGGTGCGGCGCATCTCGTGGGCGCGGCCGGATCGGCCGGCCTCGCGCTGCGCAATCAGATCCCCGACCTGATCTCTGTGGGCTTGGCCAACGCCGTGGTGCTCGCCGCCTACGGTCTGATCTGGAGCGGCGTCCGCTCGTTCGAGCACCGCGAGCCGCGGCTGGGTATCGCGACGGCCGGCGCCCTGGGCTGGTGCGTCCTGTGCCTGATCCCGACCTTCTACGCGTCGATCGAGGCCCGCATCATCTACGCCTCGGCGGTGGCGGCGCTCTACTGCTGCGCGGCGACCGCGGAGATCTGGCGCGGTCGCGCCGAGCGGCTCGCCTCCCGGTTCGCCGCCGCCGCCATCCTGGGGCTGCACGGCACCTTCTACGTCGTGCGGATCCCCGCGACGCTGGTGGCGCCGCCGCAGCCGGGTCTCAGCCCGCTCGCGTCGCCCTGGGTGGCGATCCTGTGCTTCGTCACCCTGATGTTCTCGATCGCCTCGGCCTTCACCTTCATGGCGCTGGTCAAGGAGCGGGCCGAGCGCGAGCAGCGCATCGCCGCCTCCACGGACGCGCTCACGGGCGTGCGCAACCGCCGGGCCTTCGCGCAGGCCGCCGAGGCCGCGATCGCGCGGCACGGCGACGCCGCCCTGCTGCTGTTCGATCTCGACCGGTTCAAGGCCGTCAACGACCGCTTCGGTCACGGGGTCGGCGACGCGGTCCTCGTCGGCTTCTGCACCATGGCGACGACCCTGCTGCCCCGCGAGGCTCTGCTGGGCCGCCTGGGCGGGGAGGAATTCGCCTGCCTGCTGCCGGACGTGTCGCCCGCCGAGGCCCTGGCCCGGGCCGAGGAGCTGCGCCAGACCTTCGCGCAGCTCGGCATCCCCGAGCTTCCGGCTCTGCGCGTCAGCGTCAGCATCGGGATCGCGCAGGCCCGCGCCGGCATCGCGTTCGACGCGCTGATGCGGCGGGCCGACACCGCCCTCTACGTCGCCAAGAACGGCGGGCGCGACCGGGTCGCCGTGGCGGAGCCCGCCGCGACCCGCGCCGCCTGA
- a CDS encoding methyl-accepting chemotaxis protein, giving the protein MAMFGSRDDALLAAIDRTMARVEFDLDGTVTDANALFLDLLGYTLDEVRGQHHRVFVPEDDRAGQDYAAFWDRLRAGQHEARAFRRVAKSGEVVWIQGSYNPILDRRGRPTKVVKLATDITEERARNARHAGQIAALDRSQAVITFALDGTITDANANFLSTMGYTLEEIRGRHHRMFLPQAEAASAGYAAFWAALGNGEYQAGEFRRIGKGGRTVWIFGAYNPILDADGRPCAVVKFATDVTRQVEDRQRRAEGQRAIDADIAAIRDSMSRVVRQADDTAESSSQTARNVEAVAAGSEEFAASIEELSRHALQAKSSVDLVVTRAEEAGAIVVGLTGAADRIGAAVSLIRSIADQTNLLALNATIEAARAGVAGKGFAVVAAEVKALAEQTAKATGEIGTQIAAVQAETSRAVAAIDGIGATIEQLSAISLSVSSAVTEQAAVTRDMTENMQSAAQSVAAVHAAMAEIAASAGVVDASVRKVSEAARALA; this is encoded by the coding sequence ATGGCGATGTTTGGTTCACGCGACGACGCCCTGCTCGCGGCGATCGACCGGACGATGGCGCGGGTCGAGTTCGACCTCGACGGCACCGTCACCGACGCGAACGCGCTGTTCCTCGACCTTCTGGGCTACACGCTCGACGAGGTGCGCGGCCAGCACCACCGGGTGTTCGTTCCGGAGGACGACCGCGCGGGCCAGGACTACGCCGCGTTCTGGGACCGGCTGCGCGCCGGCCAGCACGAGGCCCGCGCCTTCCGCCGCGTCGCGAAGTCCGGCGAGGTCGTCTGGATCCAGGGCTCGTACAACCCGATCCTCGACCGGCGCGGCCGGCCGACCAAGGTCGTCAAGCTCGCCACCGACATCACCGAGGAGCGCGCCCGCAACGCCCGCCACGCCGGTCAGATCGCGGCGCTCGACCGCTCACAGGCGGTGATCACCTTCGCCCTCGACGGGACGATCACGGACGCCAACGCCAACTTCCTGTCCACCATGGGTTACACCCTCGAGGAGATCCGCGGGCGGCATCACCGGATGTTCCTGCCGCAGGCCGAGGCGGCGAGCGCCGGCTACGCGGCGTTCTGGGCCGCCCTCGGCAACGGCGAGTATCAGGCCGGCGAGTTCCGGCGGATCGGGAAGGGCGGCCGCACCGTCTGGATCTTCGGCGCCTACAACCCGATCCTCGACGCCGACGGCAGGCCCTGCGCCGTCGTCAAGTTCGCCACCGACGTCACCCGTCAGGTCGAGGATCGGCAGCGCCGGGCCGAGGGCCAGCGCGCCATCGACGCCGACATCGCGGCGATCCGCGACTCGATGAGCCGGGTTGTCAGGCAGGCCGACGACACCGCCGAGTCTTCGAGCCAGACCGCGCGGAACGTCGAGGCGGTCGCCGCCGGCTCCGAGGAATTCGCCGCCTCCATCGAGGAGCTGAGCCGCCACGCCCTGCAGGCGAAATCGTCGGTGGACCTCGTGGTCACCCGCGCCGAGGAGGCGGGGGCGATCGTCGTGGGCCTGACCGGTGCCGCCGACCGGATCGGGGCGGCGGTGAGCCTGATCCGCTCCATCGCCGACCAGACGAATCTCCTCGCGCTGAACGCCACCATCGAGGCGGCCCGCGCCGGGGTCGCCGGCAAGGGCTTCGCCGTCGTCGCCGCCGAGGTGAAGGCGCTCGCCGAGCAGACCGCCAAGGCGACCGGCGAGATCGGCACCCAGATCGCCGCCGTGCAGGCCGAGACCTCCCGGGCCGTGGCGGCGATCGACGGGATCGGCGCCACGATCGAGCAGCTCAGCGCGATCTCCCTGAGCGTGTCGTCCGCCGTCACCGAGCAGGCCGCGGTGACCCGCGACATGACCGAGAACATGCAGTCCGCCGCGCAGAGCGTCGCCGCCGTCCACGCCGCCATGGCGGAGATCGCGGCCTCGGCGGGCGTGGTCGACGCCTCGGTCCGCAAGGTCTCGGAAGCCGCCCGCGCCCTCGCGTGA
- a CDS encoding SlyX family protein, with translation MDEATRIDRLEMRLTEQDATIEDLNRTVTEQWRVIDRLVRQLDLLREQVEEAAARAAPRGPEPPPPHY, from the coding sequence ATGGACGAGGCCACACGGATCGATCGTCTGGAGATGCGCCTCACCGAGCAGGACGCGACGATCGAGGATCTGAACCGGACCGTGACCGAGCAGTGGCGCGTGATCGACCGGCTCGTCCGGCAGCTGGACCTGCTGCGGGAGCAGGTGGAGGAGGCGGCTGCCCGGGCGGCGCCGCGGGGGCCGGAGCCGCCGCCGCCGCACTACTGA